A portion of the Novosphingobium sp. KA1 genome contains these proteins:
- a CDS encoding FAD-binding oxidoreductase: MTTLTDSSAPRSAPRSAAATRFLEEAAELLGPRGFTVDPDLLEPWLTDWRGRYTGKALALASPATTQEVAAVVALCAQHGIAIVPQGGNSGMSGGATPDDSGEALLLSLRRMTAVRQFDVEARQITCEAGFVLQTLHETAEARGLRFPLSLGGKGSATVGGLIATNAGGTQVLRHGSMRALVLGLEAVLPDGQVFSMLTPLKKDNRGFDLKQVFIGSEGTMGIVTAATLALSPAVAERVVIWAGVPTLGMARKLLLHCEAAAGDALEGFEVLPQACLEAVLDYLPDARAPLEGRHGWHVLIEVVADRTGADTLRERCETMMADAFEAELLEDAAMSANEAQAEAMWLIRESISPAERARGPAVQHDISVPVEKMPDFVETTAPMIEAKWPGTEAIAFGHLGDGNVHYHVIAPSVTDGAAWQAGTGKEISRYVHDLVTEWGGSISAEHGIGQLKKDELARLGDPVALSVLRAVKQALDPRGLMNPGKLI, translated from the coding sequence ATGACGACGCTCACCGACAGCTCCGCCCCCCGATCCGCCCCCCGATCCGCCGCCGCCACGCGCTTCCTTGAAGAAGCCGCCGAATTGCTTGGCCCCCGCGGCTTCACTGTCGACCCGGACCTGCTGGAGCCCTGGCTGACCGACTGGCGCGGGCGTTATACCGGCAAGGCCCTCGCCCTCGCCTCGCCCGCCACCACGCAGGAAGTCGCCGCCGTGGTGGCGCTCTGCGCGCAGCACGGCATCGCCATCGTCCCCCAGGGCGGCAACAGCGGCATGTCGGGCGGCGCCACGCCCGACGACAGCGGCGAGGCCCTGCTGCTCTCGCTGCGCCGCATGACCGCGGTGCGCCAGTTTGACGTCGAGGCCCGCCAGATCACCTGCGAAGCCGGATTCGTGCTCCAGACCCTGCACGAGACCGCCGAAGCCAGGGGCCTGCGCTTCCCGCTCTCGCTCGGCGGCAAGGGTTCGGCAACCGTCGGCGGATTGATCGCTACCAATGCCGGCGGCACCCAGGTCCTGCGCCATGGCTCGATGCGGGCGCTGGTGCTGGGACTGGAGGCCGTACTTCCCGACGGGCAGGTGTTCTCGATGCTCACCCCGCTCAAGAAGGACAATCGCGGCTTCGACCTCAAGCAGGTCTTCATCGGCTCCGAAGGCACGATGGGCATCGTCACCGCCGCCACCCTCGCCCTCTCGCCCGCGGTGGCGGAGCGCGTGGTGATCTGGGCGGGCGTGCCCACGCTGGGCATGGCGCGCAAGCTGCTGCTGCACTGCGAGGCTGCCGCAGGCGACGCGCTCGAAGGCTTCGAAGTGCTGCCGCAGGCCTGCCTCGAAGCGGTGCTGGACTATCTGCCCGACGCCCGCGCCCCGCTCGAAGGCAGGCATGGCTGGCACGTCCTGATCGAAGTGGTGGCCGATCGCACCGGCGCCGATACCCTGCGGGAACGCTGCGAGACGATGATGGCCGACGCTTTCGAGGCCGAACTGCTGGAAGACGCCGCGATGTCCGCCAACGAAGCCCAGGCCGAAGCCATGTGGTTGATCCGCGAATCGATCTCCCCCGCCGAACGCGCGCGCGGCCCCGCCGTCCAGCACGACATTTCGGTGCCGGTCGAGAAGATGCCCGACTTCGTGGAGACCACCGCGCCGATGATCGAGGCCAAATGGCCTGGAACCGAGGCGATCGCCTTCGGTCATCTCGGAGACGGCAACGTCCACTACCACGTGATCGCCCCCAGCGTGACCGACGGGGCCGCCTGGCAGGCCGGAACTGGCAAGGAAATCAGCCGTTATGTCCATGATCTTGTTACGGAATGGGGCGGATCAATCTCGGCCGAGCACGGCATCGGCCAGCTCAAGAAGGACGAACTGGCACGCCTGGGCGATCCGGTCGCGCTTTCGGTGCTGCGCGCGGTGAAGCAGGCCCTCGACCCCCGGGGCCTGATGAATCCCGGCAAGCTGATCTGA
- a CDS encoding SapC family protein — MATAPQNPALPLFYKDLVPLNSQQHASWKTRSTNKATWLVGVNSVPLTVEEFPQAQRNYPIIFTSGENPVPLILMGMNDGVNVFVDDEGSVDQPVYIPAYARRYPFMLARLRPDSEELSLCVDPSSDLVGELEEGEALFADGQPTEATTNMLKFCENFEIAGTKTANFMAELQKHNLLMEGELNIDIGTGQPFTYRGFQMVDESKLREVRGDVLRQWNQNGMLPLIYAHLFSLDLVRDIFGRQVAQGKGPQIPVNA, encoded by the coding sequence ATGGCCACCGCGCCGCAGAATCCTGCCCTGCCCCTGTTCTACAAGGACCTCGTGCCGCTCAATTCGCAGCAGCACGCCAGCTGGAAGACCCGTTCGACCAACAAGGCGACCTGGCTGGTCGGCGTCAACTCGGTGCCGCTCACCGTCGAGGAATTTCCGCAGGCCCAGCGCAACTACCCGATCATCTTCACCTCGGGCGAGAATCCGGTTCCGCTGATCCTCATGGGCATGAACGACGGCGTGAACGTCTTTGTCGACGATGAAGGTTCGGTCGATCAGCCGGTCTACATCCCGGCCTATGCGCGCCGCTACCCCTTCATGCTCGCCCGCCTGCGCCCGGACAGCGAAGAGCTGTCGCTCTGCGTCGATCCCTCGAGCGATCTCGTCGGCGAACTGGAAGAAGGCGAAGCCCTGTTCGCGGATGGCCAGCCCACCGAAGCGACCACCAACATGCTCAAGTTCTGCGAGAACTTCGAGATCGCTGGCACCAAGACCGCCAACTTCATGGCCGAGCTCCAGAAGCACAACCTGCTGATGGAAGGCGAGCTGAACATCGACATCGGCACCGGCCAGCCCTTCACGTATCGCGGCTTCCAGATGGTCGACGAATCGAAGCTGCGCGAAGTGCGCGGCGACGTGCTGCGCCAGTGGAACCAGAACGGCATGCTGCCGCTGATCTACGCACACCTGTTCTCGCTGGATCTCGTGCGTGACATCTTCGGCCGCCAGGTTGCCCAGGGCAAGGGCCCGCAGATTCCCGTAAACGCCTGA
- a CDS encoding N-formylglutamate amidohydrolase — translation MIAGKGESDSQRHSGGSIPGAPGIPAYSFETPDPSVIPVLIAAPHGGRAYPRALLDDLRHPDSVALRLEDRYVDRLAQAVARETGAGLLMAQAPRAMIDLNRAPDDVDWDMFARSSRPESIGLPSRRARSGLGLIPRRLPGVGELWRRRHESADLAARIEGIHRPYHEALAAALASLRDRWGVALLVDLHSMPPLQARPGMEAPHFVVGDRFGTTCHGSLVACAFSWFAANRQLAAHNRPYAGGYVLERHAAPAAGIHALQLEVDRRCYLDSRLSEPGEGMGQTVDLLAGLVRRLAAAVSELAGKGWAQAAE, via the coding sequence ATGATTGCAGGCAAGGGCGAGAGCGATTCGCAGAGGCATTCGGGAGGATCGATTCCGGGGGCTCCGGGGATCCCGGCCTATAGTTTCGAGACGCCCGACCCTTCGGTGATCCCGGTTCTGATCGCCGCTCCGCATGGCGGGCGGGCCTATCCGCGCGCGCTGCTGGACGATTTGCGGCATCCCGATTCGGTCGCCCTGCGGCTCGAGGACCGTTACGTCGACCGGCTGGCGCAGGCTGTCGCGCGGGAAACCGGGGCGGGTCTGCTGATGGCGCAGGCGCCGCGCGCGATGATCGATCTCAACCGGGCGCCGGACGATGTCGACTGGGACATGTTCGCGCGCTCCTCGCGTCCCGAATCGATCGGTCTGCCGAGCCGGCGTGCGCGCAGCGGGCTGGGTCTCATTCCGCGGCGCCTGCCCGGTGTGGGGGAGTTGTGGCGGCGGCGGCACGAAAGCGCCGATCTGGCCGCTCGGATCGAGGGTATTCACCGGCCCTATCACGAGGCGCTGGCTGCGGCTCTGGCCTCGCTGCGGGATCGGTGGGGCGTGGCCCTGCTGGTCGATCTCCATTCGATGCCGCCCCTGCAGGCGCGTCCGGGCATGGAGGCGCCGCATTTTGTGGTGGGAGACCGGTTCGGAACCACCTGCCATGGCAGCCTGGTGGCCTGTGCCTTTTCCTGGTTCGCGGCGAATCGCCAGCTTGCCGCGCACAATCGCCCTTATGCGGGCGGTTATGTGCTGGAGCGTCATGCGGCGCCGGCGGCGGGGATCCATGCCCTGCAGCTGGAAGTCGATCGGCGATGCTATCTCGATTCGCGGCTGTCGGAGCCGGGAGAAGGCATGGGGCAGACGGTGGACCTGCTGGCAGGACTGGTGCGCCGGCTGGCGGCTGCCGTCAGCGAACTGGCCGGAAAGGGCTGGGCCCAGGCGGCTGAGTGA
- the cpdR gene encoding cell cycle two-component system response regulator CpdR, which produces MIRILLAEDDQAMRTYLARALQNAGYHVTDVDRGTTALPLLEREHFDLLLSDIVMPEMDGIELAQRCAEVSPSTKVMFITGFAAVTLRASREAPHAKVLSKPFHLRDIVMEVQRIFGLSEHAQL; this is translated from the coding sequence ATGATCCGCATCCTGCTTGCCGAAGACGATCAGGCAATGCGTACATATCTGGCGCGGGCACTGCAGAATGCCGGCTACCACGTTACCGACGTCGATCGCGGCACCACCGCCCTGCCCTTGCTGGAACGCGAACATTTCGACCTGCTGCTTTCGGACATCGTCATGCCGGAAATGGACGGCATCGAACTGGCGCAGCGCTGCGCAGAAGTCTCGCCCAGCACCAAGGTCATGTTCATCACCGGTTTTGCCGCCGTGACCCTGCGCGCCAGCCGTGAAGCCCCGCACGCCAAGGTGCTTTCGAAGCCCTTCCATCTGCGCGACATCGTGATGGAAGTGCAGCGCATCTTCGGCCTGTCCGAACACGCGCAGCTTTAA
- a CDS encoding DUF3422 family protein: MAQRSRPERASLTAEMHSRKLPPFTAPARLMQIVLLASDAELEAAAAHFGAGAARHAVVDLGGATLVWERHSEFATYNFIVPGQFDAPFDEEAFAPFVAPWLDRMPGAIIRSSFLAIGRAGMPGTHPEHLEAWFDANDLVVCDVQEGRARIWSDFRLHGGFGRMFIAMRDDDTRRIPALVQSLLELGNYRKLALLGLPEAQKHGPELRRIEEDLAQLSGDIDREARPREQLLHAIGELGSRIAQIAATTRYRMSATAAYAAICDDRVRTLAVSAVNGGPTLVGFTQRRLHPAVQTCASFVQRLDDLAGRVTWTAELLRTRIDTEIAAQNRDLLASLDRRNAMQLRLQQTVEGLSVAAISYYAVSLVGYLAKASHAAWHWPNYELATGISVPFVVAFVAWTTHRVRKAHAAHDDHGKA; the protein is encoded by the coding sequence ATGGCCCAGCGCAGCCGGCCGGAGCGCGCCAGCCTCACCGCCGAGATGCACAGCCGCAAGCTGCCGCCCTTCACCGCGCCGGCCCGGCTCATGCAGATCGTCCTGCTCGCCAGCGATGCCGAACTCGAGGCGGCCGCCGCCCATTTCGGTGCCGGAGCGGCCCGTCACGCGGTTGTCGATCTCGGCGGCGCGACGCTCGTGTGGGAACGCCACAGCGAGTTCGCGACCTACAACTTCATCGTCCCCGGCCAGTTCGACGCGCCTTTCGACGAGGAAGCCTTTGCTCCCTTCGTCGCGCCCTGGCTGGACCGCATGCCGGGCGCCATCATCCGCTCCAGCTTCCTCGCCATCGGCCGCGCCGGCATGCCCGGCACCCACCCCGAACATCTCGAGGCCTGGTTCGACGCCAACGACCTGGTCGTCTGCGACGTGCAGGAAGGCCGCGCCCGTATCTGGTCCGACTTCCGCCTTCACGGCGGTTTCGGCCGCATGTTCATCGCCATGCGCGACGACGACACCCGCCGCATCCCGGCGCTCGTGCAATCGCTGCTGGAACTGGGCAACTACCGCAAGCTCGCCCTGCTCGGCCTGCCCGAAGCCCAGAAGCACGGTCCGGAGCTGCGCCGCATCGAGGAAGACCTGGCCCAGCTCAGCGGTGACATCGACCGCGAGGCCCGCCCGCGCGAGCAACTGCTCCACGCCATCGGCGAACTCGGCTCGCGCATTGCCCAGATCGCGGCGACCACCCGCTACCGGATGAGCGCCACCGCCGCCTACGCCGCGATCTGCGACGACCGCGTGCGCACGCTGGCGGTCAGCGCGGTCAACGGCGGCCCCACGCTCGTCGGCTTCACCCAGCGCCGCCTCCATCCCGCCGTCCAGACCTGTGCCAGCTTTGTCCAGCGCCTCGACGATCTTGCCGGGCGCGTCACCTGGACCGCCGAATTGCTGCGCACGCGGATCGATACCGAGATCGCCGCCCAGAACCGCGACCTGCTCGCCTCGCTCGACCGGCGCAACGCCATGCAACTCAGGCTCCAGCAAACGGTCGAGGGGCTCTCCGTGGCGGCGATTTCCTATTATGCGGTGAGCCTCGTAGGTTATCTCGCCAAGGCCTCGCACGCGGCATGGCACTGGCCGAACTACGAACTGGCAACCGGCATCAGCGTGCCTTTCGTCGTCGCCTTCGTCGCCTGGACCACCCACCGCGTTCGCAAGGCCCACGCCGCGCACGACGATCACGGGAAGGCATGA
- a CDS encoding NADP-dependent isocitrate dehydrogenase yields the protein MAKIKVKNPIVEMDGDEMTRIIWEWIRERLILPYLDIDLKYYDLSVQKRDETNDQITVDAANATKECGVAVKCATITPDEARVTEFDLKKMWKSPNGTIRNILGGVVFREPIVISNVPRLVPGWTDPIVVGRHAFGDQYKATDTLIPGAGKLRLVWDGENGDKIDLDVFDFPAPGVAMAMYNLDESIRDFARASFNYGLNLGWPVYLSTKNTILKAYDGRFKDLFQEVFDTEGFKEKFAEAKIVYEHRLIDDMVASALKWSGKFVWACKNYDGDVQSDTVAQGFGSLGLMTSVLLSPDGKTVEAEAAHGTVTRHYRQHQQGKATSTNPIASIFAWTRGIAYRGKFDETPEVVKFAETLEQVCIETVESGKMTKDLALLIGPDQNWMTTEQFFEEIVKNLEAKMASWG from the coding sequence ATGGCGAAAATCAAGGTCAAGAATCCCATCGTCGAGATGGACGGCGATGAAATGACGCGGATCATCTGGGAATGGATCCGCGAACGGCTGATCCTCCCCTACCTCGACATCGATCTCAAGTACTACGACCTCTCGGTGCAGAAGCGCGACGAGACGAACGACCAGATCACCGTCGACGCCGCCAACGCCACCAAGGAATGCGGTGTTGCCGTCAAGTGCGCCACCATCACGCCTGACGAAGCGCGCGTCACCGAATTCGACCTCAAGAAGATGTGGAAGTCGCCCAACGGCACCATCCGCAACATCCTGGGCGGCGTCGTGTTCCGCGAACCGATCGTGATCTCGAACGTGCCCCGCCTGGTTCCGGGCTGGACCGACCCGATCGTCGTCGGCCGTCACGCTTTCGGCGACCAGTACAAGGCCACCGACACCCTGATCCCGGGCGCCGGCAAGCTGCGCCTGGTGTGGGACGGCGAGAACGGCGACAAGATCGACCTCGACGTGTTCGACTTCCCGGCTCCGGGCGTCGCCATGGCGATGTACAACCTCGACGAATCGATCCGCGACTTCGCACGCGCCTCGTTCAACTACGGCCTCAACCTCGGCTGGCCGGTGTACCTCTCGACCAAGAACACCATCCTCAAGGCCTATGACGGCCGCTTCAAGGACCTGTTCCAGGAAGTGTTCGACACCGAAGGCTTCAAGGAAAAGTTCGCCGAAGCCAAGATCGTCTACGAACACCGCCTGATCGACGACATGGTCGCCTCGGCGCTCAAGTGGTCGGGCAAGTTCGTCTGGGCCTGCAAGAACTACGACGGCGACGTGCAGTCGGACACCGTTGCCCAGGGCTTCGGCTCGCTCGGCCTGATGACCTCGGTCCTGCTCTCGCCCGACGGCAAGACCGTTGAAGCGGAAGCCGCCCACGGCACCGTGACCCGTCACTACCGCCAGCACCAGCAGGGCAAGGCGACCTCGACCAACCCGATCGCCTCGATCTTCGCCTGGACCCGCGGCATCGCCTATCGCGGCAAGTTCGACGAGACCCCGGAAGTGGTGAAGTTCGCCGAGACGCTGGAACAGGTCTGCATCGAAACCGTCGAAAGCGGCAAGATGACCAAGGACCTCGCGCTGCTGATCGGCCCGGACCAGAACTGGATGACCACCGAGCAGTTCTTCGAGGAAATCGTGAAGAACCTCGAAGCCAAGATGGCAAGCTGGGGCTGA
- a CDS encoding TauD/TfdA family dioxygenase — protein sequence MSLATKTEFKAEAIKPKIGSRVLNSREELLSGEFAAEIRELLEARGVLVFPQVNFTDEEQVAFTKTLGTFAPERKGGEEVISKITLDARENPMAAEYLKGSLYWHIDGTRNDVPILASLLSCRVPSPKGTGNTGFANTYAAFDDLPEDKKAEYEQYRVVHGPWASLFYYEAEPSLAKLQGYAQIGEQELPLVWKHQSGRKSLVIGCTAAQVIGKSALESAMIIHGLREWATGEEFTYSHEWEVGDLVMWDNTGTMHRAEAYDPTCGRMMHRTKLEGEEPFE from the coding sequence ATGTCGCTCGCGACAAAGACGGAGTTCAAGGCCGAGGCGATCAAGCCGAAGATCGGCAGCCGCGTTCTCAACAGCCGGGAAGAACTGCTTTCGGGCGAATTCGCGGCCGAGATCCGCGAACTGCTGGAAGCGCGCGGGGTGCTGGTGTTCCCGCAGGTGAACTTCACCGACGAGGAGCAGGTGGCCTTCACCAAGACGCTCGGCACCTTCGCGCCGGAGCGCAAGGGCGGCGAGGAAGTGATCTCGAAGATCACCCTCGACGCCAGGGAAAACCCGATGGCGGCCGAGTACCTCAAGGGCTCGCTCTACTGGCACATCGACGGCACCCGCAACGACGTGCCGATCCTGGCCTCGCTGCTCTCCTGCCGGGTGCCGAGCCCCAAGGGCACCGGCAACACCGGTTTTGCCAACACTTACGCGGCGTTCGACGATCTGCCGGAAGACAAGAAGGCCGAATACGAGCAGTACCGCGTCGTGCATGGCCCCTGGGCCAGCCTGTTCTACTATGAAGCCGAACCCAGCCTCGCCAAGCTGCAGGGCTATGCCCAGATCGGCGAACAGGAACTGCCGCTGGTGTGGAAGCACCAGTCCGGCCGCAAGAGCCTCGTCATCGGCTGCACGGCGGCACAGGTGATCGGCAAGTCGGCGCTCGAAAGCGCGATGATCATCCATGGCCTGCGCGAATGGGCGACGGGTGAAGAGTTCACCTACAGCCACGAATGGGAAGTCGGCGACCTCGTCATGTGGGACAACACCGGCACGATGCACCGCGCCGAGGCCTATGACCCGACGTGCGGCCGCATGATGCACCGCACCAAGCTCGAAGGTGAAGAACCCTTCGAATAA
- a CDS encoding TetR/AcrR family transcriptional regulator — translation MAGAEQKSGGRRIGAETSATRARIVEATVDLIRDEGYAAASTRRVAARAGLKPSLVHYYFPTTDDLLLEVCRQGAADSDAMIAQALASEDPVRALWGFFVDTSRTAMSLEFMALANHRPAVREKMAEHSVAMRQRQVEIIEQLFGDRLKVLDGFDPAGLAVMLAGIGRCIVMEENLGVTAGHAQARATVESWLDRLEAKTLA, via the coding sequence ATGGCAGGCGCGGAGCAGAAGTCGGGTGGACGCAGGATCGGGGCGGAGACCTCGGCCACACGGGCACGCATCGTCGAGGCTACTGTCGACCTGATCCGCGACGAGGGCTATGCCGCCGCCAGCACCCGCCGCGTTGCGGCCCGTGCGGGGCTCAAGCCTTCGCTGGTGCACTACTATTTCCCGACCACCGACGACCTGCTGCTGGAAGTGTGCCGTCAGGGCGCGGCGGACAGCGATGCCATGATCGCGCAGGCGCTGGCGAGCGAGGATCCGGTGCGCGCACTCTGGGGCTTTTTTGTCGACACCAGTCGCACCGCGATGTCGCTCGAATTCATGGCGCTGGCCAACCACCGCCCGGCCGTGCGCGAGAAGATGGCCGAGCACAGTGTCGCCATGCGCCAGCGGCAGGTGGAGATCATCGAGCAGCTGTTCGGCGATCGGCTCAAGGTTCTGGACGGCTTCGATCCGGCCGGCCTCGCGGTCATGCTGGCGGGTATCGGCCGCTGCATCGTCATGGAGGAAAACCTGGGCGTCACCGCCGGACACGCGCAGGCGAGGGCGACGGTGGAATCCTGGCTCGACCGGCTGGAGGCGAAGACGCTCGCCTGA
- a CDS encoding recombinase family protein, whose amino-acid sequence MEAIVYIRWSTLNQEDGNSLERQKALAEAVAKTHGWTINPDEIHIESGKSAYHGRNRAQNGKLRQIEDRAARGELAGKVLIVEAMDRLSRQEPLESLNLLVGLCKQGLTICEAGTGIIYDTAKINDNWANLIVALAKAGEAHDSSKLKARRITSTWRKTQEEGKTKTGTADPRLCPAWMEVIDGEFTVIEERADIIREMFRLSLQGYGLRHISDRSNEARETLGWPKAAWTIRTVSNMLHSRRVLGEYQPQRRTDSYGREDVAPARKIYPEIVTPEQWHQVQASIASRKGTGGPRTKNVNVLSHVCRCTHRQVTIDEDGQERVSAVPCGSRMSIRTHKRQRWQLVCADFARAGSCKGNATFIYEHLLKGLLDNISHFVRAAPALPQDDTLARIALKRSEVQTMQKRLEKLADDVMLSDDQTLRAAYERFKERVKAAETELRALEGQRESKEAAIPSSEAINELEKLRANMEDVEVRQRMQVLIDGLVDAIFLHEEDRSATVVLMGGLVAFKLDKKGKLIGQPVDALDMLDVPSDDHDLALIAAGGDPLRSAAIKRADQIIRPKD is encoded by the coding sequence ATGGAAGCTATCGTTTATATCCGCTGGTCAACGCTTAATCAGGAGGACGGCAACTCGTTAGAGCGCCAGAAGGCCCTAGCGGAAGCAGTCGCGAAAACGCACGGCTGGACGATCAACCCAGACGAAATCCATATCGAGAGCGGCAAGTCGGCCTATCACGGTCGCAACCGTGCCCAGAATGGGAAGCTGCGCCAGATTGAGGATCGTGCCGCGCGAGGAGAACTCGCAGGCAAGGTGCTGATCGTGGAAGCGATGGACCGCCTCAGTCGACAGGAGCCGCTGGAAAGTCTCAACCTGCTCGTCGGCCTTTGTAAGCAGGGTCTCACGATCTGCGAGGCAGGCACCGGCATCATCTACGACACGGCCAAAATCAACGACAATTGGGCCAACCTCATTGTTGCGCTGGCTAAGGCCGGTGAGGCTCATGACAGCAGCAAGCTGAAGGCACGTCGCATCACCTCAACGTGGCGCAAAACCCAGGAAGAAGGAAAGACCAAGACGGGCACTGCTGACCCCCGCCTTTGCCCTGCATGGATGGAGGTCATCGACGGTGAGTTCACCGTTATTGAAGAGCGCGCCGATATTATCCGCGAGATGTTCCGGCTGTCATTGCAGGGCTACGGGCTGCGCCACATATCCGATCGATCCAATGAAGCCCGCGAGACGTTAGGCTGGCCAAAAGCCGCTTGGACCATCCGCACCGTCAGCAACATGCTTCATAGCCGCCGTGTGCTCGGCGAATACCAGCCCCAGCGCCGCACCGATTCCTATGGGCGGGAGGACGTTGCGCCTGCCCGTAAAATCTATCCTGAAATCGTCACGCCAGAACAGTGGCATCAGGTGCAGGCTAGTATCGCCAGCCGTAAGGGAACCGGGGGTCCTCGCACCAAAAACGTGAACGTCCTTTCACACGTCTGCCGATGCACTCACCGACAAGTGACCATCGACGAGGACGGACAGGAGCGCGTCTCGGCAGTGCCCTGTGGTAGCCGCATGTCCATCAGGACGCACAAACGGCAGCGCTGGCAGTTGGTGTGCGCCGATTTCGCCAGAGCAGGTTCGTGCAAGGGCAACGCGACTTTTATCTATGAGCACCTGCTCAAGGGCCTTCTCGACAACATATCGCATTTCGTCAGGGCCGCCCCTGCCCTGCCACAGGATGATACGCTCGCGCGTATCGCACTCAAACGCTCCGAAGTGCAGACCATGCAGAAGCGGTTGGAAAAGCTGGCAGATGACGTGATGCTCTCTGACGACCAGACTTTGCGCGCTGCCTATGAGAGGTTCAAGGAGCGCGTGAAAGCGGCAGAGACCGAATTGCGCGCCCTTGAGGGACAGAGGGAAAGCAAGGAAGCCGCTATCCCTTCCAGCGAGGCCATCAACGAACTTGAGAAGCTGCGCGCCAATATGGAGGACGTGGAGGTCCGCCAGCGTATGCAGGTCCTCATCGATGGATTGGTGGATGCCATCTTCCTGCACGAGGAAGATCGCTCCGCTACGGTCGTGCTGATGGGCGGTCTGGTTGCCTTCAAGCTGGACAAAAAGGGCAAGTTGATCGGCCAGCCGGTCGATGCACTCGATATGCTCGACGTACCCAGCGACGATCACGACTTGGCTCTCATTGCAGCTGGTGGAGACCCACTCCGCAGTGCGGCAATCAAGCGCGCCGACCAGATCATCAGGCCGAAGGATTAA
- the istA gene encoding IS21 family transposase translates to MHWVFLGRRTWRVAGRHINDHQVRLFMTHRRNDPVALAAAKAGFSPATGYRVLQDARLPSQRQAPRGRRRPDPLSGIFEEVVVPMLEAAPGLRPVAIFEELRRRYPDTEFGSRRTLERRIRDWRALNGQDREVIFRQVHEPGRLGMSDFTCMNDLEVAIAGAPLDHLLYHFRLPCGGFEHGHVILGGESFVALAEGLQNALWSAGGAPRLHRTDSLSAAFRNLDADAKADLTRRYDALCAHYGMEPTRNNTGIAHENGAIESAHGHIKAAVKDALLLRGTTDFIDLAAYRRFIDEVVTARNRRHGPGIDAERKALQSLPNARTTDYEEVLVTVTSSGGFTLRKVFYTVPSRLIGHRLRVRLYDDRLDVFIGGTRLMTLQRGRAGVNGKHGHVVDYRHVIHSLRRKPMALRGLVYRDSLFPRAPYRLMFEHLLEAVGEKEACRIMVELLAMAHERACEAELAHILEEDLAIRRTPCLSALRGRFSPDPATLPEVVVEMVSLSIYDGLIEQGEAA, encoded by the coding sequence ATGCATTGGGTTTTCTTGGGAAGGAGGACCTGGCGTGTGGCGGGCCGACACATCAACGATCATCAGGTGAGACTTTTCATGACCCACAGACGTAACGATCCCGTCGCCCTGGCAGCGGCAAAGGCCGGTTTCAGCCCGGCGACCGGCTATCGGGTGCTGCAGGATGCGCGCCTGCCTTCCCAGCGACAGGCGCCGCGCGGCCGACGGCGCCCTGATCCGCTATCGGGCATTTTCGAGGAGGTTGTCGTGCCGATGCTGGAGGCCGCTCCCGGTCTTCGTCCTGTCGCGATCTTCGAGGAACTGCGCCGCCGGTACCCGGATACCGAGTTCGGCTCACGACGAACCCTGGAGAGGCGTATTCGCGACTGGCGCGCTCTGAACGGCCAGGATCGGGAAGTCATCTTCAGGCAGGTTCATGAGCCGGGGCGGCTCGGCATGTCCGATTTTACGTGCATGAACGATCTGGAGGTCGCCATCGCCGGGGCACCCTTGGACCACTTGCTCTATCACTTCCGCCTGCCTTGCGGCGGCTTTGAACATGGACACGTCATTCTGGGCGGCGAGAGTTTCGTCGCCCTAGCCGAAGGGCTGCAGAATGCGCTCTGGTCTGCCGGCGGAGCGCCCAGGCTCCACCGCACCGACAGCCTGTCGGCCGCCTTCCGCAATCTGGACGCCGATGCGAAGGCCGACCTGACCAGGCGCTATGACGCCCTATGCGCCCATTATGGAATGGAGCCGACGCGCAACAACACAGGCATTGCCCACGAGAACGGTGCGATCGAGAGCGCCCACGGTCATATCAAGGCTGCAGTGAAGGACGCGCTGTTACTGCGCGGAACCACGGACTTCATCGACCTTGCCGCTTATCGCCGCTTCATCGACGAAGTCGTGACCGCAAGGAACCGGCGCCACGGTCCCGGCATCGATGCTGAGCGCAAGGCGCTGCAATCCCTCCCGAACGCAAGGACTACCGATTACGAGGAAGTCCTTGTGACAGTGACGTCCTCGGGCGGCTTCACCCTGCGCAAGGTCTTCTACACGGTCCCCTCGCGCCTGATCGGTCATCGCCTGCGAGTGCGCCTTTACGACGACCGTCTCGATGTCTTCATCGGCGGCACAAGGCTCATGACCCTGCAGCGCGGCCGCGCCGGTGTGAACGGTAAGCACGGCCACGTTGTCGATTATCGCCATGTCATTCATTCCCTGCGCCGCAAGCCGATGGCGCTGCGTGGATTGGTCTATCGTGACAGCCTGTTCCCCCGCGCACCCTACCGCCTCATGTTCGAGCACTTGCTGGAAGCTGTGGGCGAGAAAGAAGCCTGCCGGATCATGGTTGAGCTTCTGGCCATGGCCCACGAGCGCGCCTGTGAGGCGGAGCTCGCCCATATCCTGGAGGAGGACCTGGCAATCCGCAGGACCCCATGCCTGTCGGCACTTCGGGGCCGCTTTAGCCCCGATCCCGCCACTTTGCCCGAAGTTGTGGTCGAGATGGTCTCGCTCTCGATCTACGACGGGCTGATCGAACAGGGAGAAGCGGCATGA